One Phycisphaerae bacterium DNA window includes the following coding sequences:
- a CDS encoding transcriptional regulator has protein sequence MQPDPIRAAANLFIRRWGEMGASWGISRTMAELHALLYLAPEPLCTDDVMEQLSISRGSASMNLRELVNWGLIDRVHRRGDRKEYFQAQKDVWQMFETIVRERRRREVLPIVETIERCMAMLSEAHAGNGGADADAHEGLKQRLSEILEFCEVINKLFHLMTTLGPGRIRQLLKQLEVPLT, from the coding sequence GTGCAGCCGGACCCGATTCGCGCCGCGGCCAACCTCTTCATTCGCCGTTGGGGGGAAATGGGGGCAAGCTGGGGCATCAGCCGTACCATGGCCGAGCTTCACGCCCTCCTTTATCTCGCTCCCGAGCCGCTCTGCACGGACGACGTCATGGAGCAGCTCTCCATCTCGCGGGGCAGCGCCAGCATGAATCTCCGCGAGCTGGTCAATTGGGGCTTGATCGACCGCGTTCATCGTCGCGGCGACCGAAAGGAGTATTTCCAGGCTCAAAAAGACGTCTGGCAGATGTTCGAGACGATCGTCCGCGAGCGCCGCCGCCGGGAAGTCCTGCCCATCGTGGAGACGATCGAACGCTGCATGGCCATGCTGAGCGAAGCCCATGCGGGCAATGGCGGCGCAGACGCCGATGCCCATGAGGGGCTCAAGCAGCGCTTGTCCGAGATCCTGGAGTTCTGCGAGGTGATCAACAAGCTGTTCCACCTGATGACGACACTCGGGCCGGGCAGGATCCGACAATTGCTCAAGCAGCTTGAAGTGCCACTGACTTAG